A single region of the Polyodon spathula isolate WHYD16114869_AA chromosome 12, ASM1765450v1, whole genome shotgun sequence genome encodes:
- the LOC121324990 gene encoding core histone macro-H2A.1-like isoform X1: MSSRGGKKKTTKTSRSTKAGVIFPVGRMLRYIKKGHPKYRIGVGAPVYMAAVLEYLTAEILELAGNAARDNKKGRVTPRHILLAIANDEELNQLLKGVTIAAGGVLPNIHPELLAKKRGSKGKLEAIITPPPAKKSKLPPAKKTGPKRAGSKKGAGGKKKKQGEVSKAANADSTTEGPPADGFTVLSTKSLFLGQKLNLIHSEITNLAGFDVEAVINPTNADIDLKDDLGNALEKKGGKEFGEAVSELRKKNGPLDVAGAALSPGFGLPAKFVIHCNSPGWGSDKCEELLEKTVKNCLALADEKKLKSIAFPSIGSGRNGFPKQTAAQLILKAISSYFVSTMSSSIKTVFFVLFDSESIGIYVQEMAKLDAN, encoded by the exons ATGTCCAGCCGAGGAGGAAAGAAGAAGACCACCAAGACATCTCGCTCCACGAAGGCCGGTGTGATCTTCCCCGTGGGGCGCATGCTGCGCTACATCAAGAAGGGGCACCCCAAGTACAGGATCGGGGTGGGGGCGCCTGTGTACATGGCAGCCGTGCTGGAGTATCTCACAG CTGAAATCTTAGAGCTGGCGGGAAACGCTGCTCGGGATAACAAGAAAGGCCGGGTCACTCCCAGACACATCCTGCTGGCGATCGCCAATGATGAAGAGCTGAACCAG CTGCTAAAAGGAGTTACAATTGCCGCCGGAGGAGTTTTACCCAACATTCACCCCGAGCTGCTCGCCAAGAAGCGGGGTTCAAAGGGCAAGTTGGAGGCCATCATCACCCCGCCTCCCGCCAAGAAATCCAAGCTCCCCCCCGCCAAGAAAACTGGGCCGAAGAGAGCAGGGAGCAAGAAGGGAGCTGGAGGAAAGAAG AAGAAGCAGGGAGAGGTCAGCAAAGCAGCTAACGCCGACAGCACCACTGAGGGGCCCCCAGCGGACGGGTTCACTGTCCTCTCCACCAAGAGCCTCTTCCTGGGGCAAAAG ctGAACCTCATTCACAGTGAAATCACTAACTTGGCTGGGTTTGATGTGGAGGCTGTTATCAATCCTACCAATGCTGACATTGACCTTAAAGATGATCTAG GGAACGCTCTGGAGAAGAAAGGGGGCAAGGAGTTTGGGGAGGCGGTCAGCGAGCTGCGCAAGAAGAATGGCCCGCTGGACGTGGCAGGAG CGGCTCTGAGTCCAGGCTTCGGGCTCCCTGCTAAGTTTGTGATTCACTGCAACAGCCCGGGTTGGGGCTCTGACAAGTGCGAAGAGCTGCTGGAGAAGACAGTGAAGAACTGCCTGGCGCTGGCGGATGAGAAGAAGCTCAAGTCAATCGCGTTCCCTTCTATTGGCAGCGGCAG GAATGGATTCCCAAAGCAGACTGCAGCTCAGCTTATCCTGAAAGCCATCTCCAGCTACTTCGTCTCCACGATGTCCTCTTCCATCAAGACGGTTTTCTTCGTGCTGTTCGACAGCGAGAGTATAGGGATCTACGTGCAGGAGATGGCGAAGCTCGATGccaattaa
- the LOC121324990 gene encoding core histone macro-H2A.1-like isoform X2: protein MSSRGGKKKTTKTSRSTKAGVIFPVGRMLRYIKKGHPKYRIGVGAPVYMAAVLEYLTAEILELAGNAARDNKKGRVTPRHILLAIANDEELNQLLKGVTIAAGGVLPNIHPELLAKKRGSKGKLEAIITPPPAKKSKLPPAKKTGPKRAGSKKGAGGKKKKQGEVSKAANADSTTEGPPADGFTVLSTKSLFLGQKLQVVQADIATIDSDAVIHPTNTDLYTGGEVGNALEKKGGKEFGEAVSELRKKNGPLDVAGAALSPGFGLPAKFVIHCNSPGWGSDKCEELLEKTVKNCLALADEKKLKSIAFPSIGSGRNGFPKQTAAQLILKAISSYFVSTMSSSIKTVFFVLFDSESIGIYVQEMAKLDAN, encoded by the exons ATGTCCAGCCGAGGAGGAAAGAAGAAGACCACCAAGACATCTCGCTCCACGAAGGCCGGTGTGATCTTCCCCGTGGGGCGCATGCTGCGCTACATCAAGAAGGGGCACCCCAAGTACAGGATCGGGGTGGGGGCGCCTGTGTACATGGCAGCCGTGCTGGAGTATCTCACAG CTGAAATCTTAGAGCTGGCGGGAAACGCTGCTCGGGATAACAAGAAAGGCCGGGTCACTCCCAGACACATCCTGCTGGCGATCGCCAATGATGAAGAGCTGAACCAG CTGCTAAAAGGAGTTACAATTGCCGCCGGAGGAGTTTTACCCAACATTCACCCCGAGCTGCTCGCCAAGAAGCGGGGTTCAAAGGGCAAGTTGGAGGCCATCATCACCCCGCCTCCCGCCAAGAAATCCAAGCTCCCCCCCGCCAAGAAAACTGGGCCGAAGAGAGCAGGGAGCAAGAAGGGAGCTGGAGGAAAGAAG AAGAAGCAGGGAGAGGTCAGCAAAGCAGCTAACGCCGACAGCACCACTGAGGGGCCCCCAGCGGACGGGTTCACTGTCCTCTCCACCAAGAGCCTCTTCCTGGGGCAAAAG TTGCAAGTTGTGCAGGCTGACATTGCCACCATTGACAGCGACGCTGTAATCCACCCGACCAATACTGATCTCTACACAGGAGGGGAAGTAG GGAACGCTCTGGAGAAGAAAGGGGGCAAGGAGTTTGGGGAGGCGGTCAGCGAGCTGCGCAAGAAGAATGGCCCGCTGGACGTGGCAGGAG CGGCTCTGAGTCCAGGCTTCGGGCTCCCTGCTAAGTTTGTGATTCACTGCAACAGCCCGGGTTGGGGCTCTGACAAGTGCGAAGAGCTGCTGGAGAAGACAGTGAAGAACTGCCTGGCGCTGGCGGATGAGAAGAAGCTCAAGTCAATCGCGTTCCCTTCTATTGGCAGCGGCAG GAATGGATTCCCAAAGCAGACTGCAGCTCAGCTTATCCTGAAAGCCATCTCCAGCTACTTCGTCTCCACGATGTCCTCTTCCATCAAGACGGTTTTCTTCGTGCTGTTCGACAGCGAGAGTATAGGGATCTACGTGCAGGAGATGGCGAAGCTCGATGccaattaa